The DNA region GGCCTGACCGAGGCCAGCCAATATGCAATTCTCAATGCCAACTATATCGCGCGCCGTTTGCAAAGTTTTTACCCGGTGCTTTATCGCGGAGCAGCCGGTTTGGTGGCGCACGAGTGCATCCTGGATATGCGCCAATTCCGAAACGTGACGGTCGAGGATGTGGCAAAGCGGCTGATGGATTATGGCTTTCATGCGCCAACGATTTCCTGGCCCGTGCCCGGCACCATGATGGTCGAGCCAACCGAAAGCGAGTCGAAGGAAGAGTTGGACCGCTTTTGCGATGCCTTAATCAGCATTCACGCCGAAATCCAGGCCATCGAGTTGGGCCAGGTGGACCGTCAGAATAACCTGCTCAAGAACGCGCCGCACACGGCAGAGGTTTTGGCGGCAGAAACCTGGGAGCGGCCCTATACCCGCCAGCAGGCCTGTTTCCCGGCGCCCTGGCTGCGAGAGTCCAAGTTCTGGCCGCCGGTCGGGCGAATCGATAACGTATACGGCGACAGAAATCTCGTCTGCACTTGCGGGGGCATGGAAGATTACAAAGAACAACGATGAAAATCACCGAAGCCCTCTTTGCAGAACACCTGGTGTTTCACAATATGTTCGACCATATCGAAGACGCGACGCCGGGTTTCAAGACCTTGGGCGAAGTCAAAGCCATTGCGGCAGTTATGGAATCGATGTTGAAGTCCCACTCGGATTCGGAAGACGATCTCTTTCTCGGGCCATTGGAACATTGTTTCGAGCAAATCGGGCAGCGAGATGCGTTTCTGGAAGAGCACCTGGAGATGGACGGCAACCTCCAACGCGTCTTGCACGCCACCCGCCTTAAAGACGCGCAGCAACTGCTGCTCCGAGCCGTCAGGCACTCCCGGCAGCATTTCGATCGGGAGGAGCGCATCGTTTTTCCCATGGCCGAACAGGTCCTCAAGCAAAAGACGCTCACCGAGTTGGGCCGGAGCTGGATGGACCAACGGGCACAAAGCCCGCTCCTGGTCGCCGCAGCATTGGAATAGTGGGTCGAAGTGAAATTAGGTTAACTGCAAGCATTCTTGAATCCCGAACCGTCTGTATTTACGGTGAAGATTCCAGCGAACCACCCGCGCGTCGTGCCGTAAAGCGTATCACCCGAAATAATTAACGAGTTCCGGTGGCGCTGAAGACCTCGAAGTTGCGGTTGATCTTGGCGTTAAGGGCCGTCAGCCCATGGGTCAGAACAACTTATTTTCCGCCGGGAGAAAACCCCTCGCCTGAAAATAAATAAGTTGTTCTGACCCAAAGGATCCAAGGATCCTTGGAAGGATCAGAGGGGCGTCTCCGAAGACAGATTCATCGTATCCAGGTCCTGGGCTCGGATTATCGCCTGGCAGATTTGAGGCTTTTCGCCAGGAATGACATAAGGGCTGCCGTGGGGCTCGTAACCTTGCTGGATAGAGGAGTCAACCTGCTTGTCCAAGGCCTTTATGTCTGTGTCAACGGCTGTGAAATATTCCAGTATTCTTCTGCTCATAGATGGCTCCGTCAATCAGACCGCACCAGCATGCCGTGAAGGCGCAAAATTCACAAGTTTCGATTGGCTCGTGAGGACTGCTGCATCCTCTGCGGACTCGACACGCCCCTGCCGTCATCGTAGGATAAACCCATGAGTATTGCGGCCGAAACGCAGGCGAGAGTCTGGACCGAGGCGGAGCTGCAGGCCCTGCCGGAGGACGGTTTCGTACATGAAGTGATCAACGGCGAGTTGGTTATGAGTCCCAAGAATGATTTCTTCCACGGCGACATCTGTTCGGAGTTGCTGACGGTTCTGCGGACGTTTGTGCGCGCGAATCGCTTGGGGGCGGTGCTGGACTCCAGCACCGGTCTTT from Verrucomicrobiia bacterium includes:
- a CDS encoding hemerythrin domain-containing protein, with translation MKITEALFAEHLVFHNMFDHIEDATPGFKTLGEVKAIAAVMESMLKSHSDSEDDLFLGPLEHCFEQIGQRDAFLEEHLEMDGNLQRVLHATRLKDAQQLLLRAVRHSRQHFDREERIVFPMAEQVLKQKTLTELGRSWMDQRAQSPLLVAAALE